A window of Marinitoga hydrogenitolerans DSM 16785 contains these coding sequences:
- a CDS encoding MFS transporter gives MEPLAIYITFTNFFTSFFKSYFKPLIPFFMEYFNVNEPRIFVMMASILTLISSFSQVFFGYLADKSNKKLVFLYISVLITMTPILFLGHIKSIWFLFIIFLIGYLGSSAQEPLGAGISGALGKGKGIAIAIFMVGGTFGYALGPVFITYYVSNYKLENLTYIGIVGILLYTILFYFAYNYFKTHKHLSSKGKKTRFFESFKGFKYIAPIWFLTVHRAFVSIMFRSYVPIKSRMLGYDLTIGGLLVTLGFLAGTFSNLLGAKLEEKTSVKFVNLLYFSAFSVLVFLFASSTNIWILAISYILADAFMFLTMSVNVHYAQQSLPNNKSFASGALMGFTRAMGNVLITVYTFFFGNNIPFILNSLWVFGIIGIILTFILIKEPIFEKSN, from the coding sequence ATGGAACCATTAGCTATATATATAACATTTACAAATTTTTTTACAAGTTTTTTTAAATCATATTTCAAACCATTAATTCCATTTTTCATGGAATATTTTAATGTTAATGAACCAAGAATATTTGTTATGATGGCGTCAATTTTGACGTTAATATCTTCTTTTAGTCAGGTGTTTTTTGGATATCTTGCTGATAAATCGAATAAGAAATTAGTATTTTTGTATATATCAGTATTGATAACCATGACGCCTATACTTTTTTTAGGTCATATAAAATCAATTTGGTTTTTATTTATAATTTTCTTAATAGGATATTTAGGGAGTTCAGCTCAGGAACCTTTAGGAGCGGGAATTAGTGGAGCTTTAGGTAAAGGGAAAGGTATAGCAATAGCAATATTTATGGTTGGCGGAACATTTGGTTATGCATTGGGACCTGTTTTTATAACCTATTATGTATCTAATTACAAATTAGAGAATTTAACATATATAGGGATAGTCGGAATATTATTATATACAATTTTATTTTATTTTGCATATAATTATTTCAAAACGCATAAACACTTAAGTTCTAAAGGTAAAAAAACACGATTTTTTGAAAGTTTTAAGGGTTTTAAATATATTGCGCCTATCTGGTTTTTAACAGTTCATAGAGCATTTGTTAGTATTATGTTTAGATCCTATGTGCCTATAAAATCAAGAATGTTAGGATATGACTTAACAATAGGAGGACTGTTGGTAACTCTTGGTTTTTTAGCAGGTACGTTTTCTAATCTACTTGGAGCAAAACTTGAAGAGAAAACCAGTGTAAAATTTGTAAATCTTCTATACTTTTCAGCATTTTCAGTATTGGTATTTCTTTTTGCATCATCTACAAATATATGGATATTAGCAATTTCTTATATATTGGCAGATGCTTTTATGTTTTTAACAATGTCAGTAAATGTTCATTATGCACAACAATCATTACCTAATAATAAAAGCTTTGCATCTGGGGCATTAATGGGATTTACAAGAGCAATGGGAAATGTTTTAATTACAGTATATACATTCTTTTTTGGGAATAATATTCCTTTTATTTTAAACAGTTTATGGGTTTTTGGAATAATAGGAATAATATTGACATTTATTTTAATAAAAGAACCGATTTTTGAAAAATCTAATTAA